Proteins from one Pseudarthrobacter sp. BIM B-2242 genomic window:
- a CDS encoding RpiB/LacA/LacB family sugar-phosphate isomerase — translation MTTTAARTTAAPPAAGKAGLRLVLGADEAGVDYKNRILADLQADPRISEIIDIGVNRTDAPADFVRPYPYVGIAAGEMIRDGKADRAILFCGTGIGVAIAANKVDGIRATTAHDSFSVERSVLSNDCQVLTMGQRVVGVELASRLAKEWIGYTFDPASASADKVKVLTDFEGC, via the coding sequence ATGACCACCACAGCAGCACGCACAACGGCAGCACCCCCCGCGGCAGGGAAGGCCGGGCTGCGTCTGGTCCTGGGCGCCGACGAAGCCGGCGTCGACTACAAAAACCGCATCCTGGCCGACCTGCAGGCCGATCCAAGGATCAGCGAAATCATCGACATCGGGGTCAACCGGACCGACGCCCCGGCGGACTTCGTCAGGCCCTACCCCTATGTGGGCATCGCCGCGGGCGAGATGATCCGTGACGGTAAGGCGGACCGGGCCATCCTGTTCTGCGGCACGGGTATCGGGGTGGCCATCGCTGCCAACAAGGTGGACGGAATCCGCGCCACCACGGCCCATGACTCCTTCTCCGTGGAGCGCTCGGTCCTGTCCAACGACTGCCAGGTGCTCACCATGGGGCAGCGGGTGGTCGGTGTGGAACTGGCCAGCAGGCTGGCGAAGGAATGGATCGGCTACACCTTTGATCCCGCATCGGCCTCGGCGGACAAGGTCAAAGTCCTCACCGACTTCGAAGGCTGCTGA